In the Perca flavescens isolate YP-PL-M2 chromosome 10, PFLA_1.0, whole genome shotgun sequence genome, TGGACTAATCCTCTGGTTCTCACAAACAAATCATTCCCTTTGATCTACCATGAAAAGTCAGTGCAGAGTCACAGAAACATCCACATCATCCACACACATCCACTTCTCAAAACGTGTACAACACTCCAGAGCATCTTTTGGGCTTTGCATAGGACACATTGTTTGAATGCAGAGAATGACTTTTGAAATAATGAATCTATTGAAAATGAATCTGTAATCGTTTATGTCATTAATCACCCATTAcctggtttcagcttctcaaatgtgaagatttgcggtttttctttgttttatatctTTGTAACTTCAATATCTTTTGGTTTTGATTGGACAAAAGAAGCTatttaaagacatcaccttgggtTTTGGGAATTGTGAAAGACATTTTCACAGTTCTCGgacattttattaataaaaaagaaattaacgACAGATTAGTCAATGCAAATCGTTAGTTACAGCCCTAAGCCAACTGGAGAAAACTAACTAACCATTATGGTTGTGTGTTGGCATGCAGTCTGTGTGTCCCTGAACAAGGCAGTGATCCATTATTAGCTCTGCAAAAGCTCAGTACGGTGTTTCTTCCCCATTTTAGTTTTATCTCCTTGTGGTGAACATGAGATAAAAATCTCTCTCCAAAGATCAACAGGCCATCACAAAAAAAGACTCCCTAATGATATGAGATTAGcaccaaaaaaatgaaatactaaaaaaagaaaaatcacataactgaatAAAGCAGTAATACCATAACATAATCTCTGAAAAACACAATGCTCTCCCAGCTGTTTATCTGGCAGACCACATGTGCAATCTGGACACAGCATGCGCATACAGACATTTCAGCAGCTTAAGAAGGATGTCCTTGAAATCAGCTGACAAGAGTTTCCTCTAAGCAGTCCCTCAAAAACCTTTAATCATCAAAAAGAGGAGGGGGAAAACATCTTTCTATTTCTCCCTCTATGCATCCCTCAAAACACCCCCTTCTGTCGCCCCAGAAACAACAGATCTTAAAGCAACCCTTCACCCCTTTCTTGTCTTTGCAACGCCACTCCAGAGCCATGTGAAGTCTGCTGATAGTGACAGCTCAAAGACGCCCTGCTAGCAGCTGCGGAGAACAGAGGGACAGTCAGTTGACTGACTAGATGACAGTAGGGCCAACACACTGGCTTATCTCTTTATTTTATCTACCATGCCTTTTCTTCAGACCTCATAGGGTCCTGGGCCTCAGCCCCCCATGTGTTTTGAGGAGAACTAGGTCTGTTAATGCTAATTCAACCCAGGGGCCATGTGAGAGGGGATGGTGAGCCAGACTGTACGGGTTCTGTTGGCAAGCAGACACAACTTTGTTTTCCTCCTAGCATGACTGCTGGGGAAGACTGACACCATTTATTTTACGACAGACAATCCAGTCAGGCAAGCAGGATAGTGAACTTAAGAGTATGAGCTGTCAACAAGTTGCAATTTGCTCCTGTTCTTCAAAGACTTGAACCAATTATTTAGAAGAGACCAGCCAAAAATAGAGAAACTATTTCTATTTCACCCACAAAATCGGCAGAGATCTCAGGTGATAACAGTATTAATGAAGATCTGTAAAAACTGGTTCCTATTAAAAAAGGGACAGGTTGTGGGATGCAACACTTACTATTAAAGCTACTCTGGGTAAAAATTCAAGTTGATAAtgggggagaggaagaggagaaaaaacaGGCTAGACAGAGGGACACATTTTTAACACCCCCAAATCCAACCCTGACACATTCTAGTATAGTGATGCCAAGAGGCGTAATACTGTGACATACGTATGTACAAAAACAAGCAAGCACAGACAAACAAGAAAGCTGTATTATGCAATTAAACATACTCACTCTTATTTTTGCttacacacagaacacacacaggcCATCTAAGAAGAGCAGTGCAGCTGTTAAGAAGATCAAGGAAGATCAAACAGCTGGGAGAGATATACTGTTTAAGTCATTTACACAAACCTCTCTGTAGTCTCTTAATTTGGCGTTTTGTGCATGTCCCCTCTGTGTGGGTTATTTTGGGTGTTTGGCAACAGTGCTGCTATTACGACAAAGACCCATTAAAAGCCtgctttcattcattcacagcACTTTTTTTGCCTTTGAGGGAATCCAATCTGGTATTACAGAAGGTTCCTCCagttagggctgggtgatatggagaaaatcagatatcacgatattcttgaccaaatacctcgatatcaatattgcggcgatattctagggttgacaattggggctttaacaaaatatctttatACTTTCACACAGAttttaaataatcatcaataatgtggacataatgtctaagtgggaaaaaggcaaataatagaacagctagaatagtctggtaagttcagaaaagtatcactttacagtaatgcagcctttaaaaccaggaaaagacaacacttatgtcatatcacgatattaagatatccaaaatctaagacgatatctaatctcatatcacgatattgatataatatcgatatattgctcAGCCCTACCTCCAGTCACATTTTTTCAATGGTCAGCAATGGAAACCAACACTAAACAGACTGGTGTCCATGTTGAATACAATTAAAAAAGGAGACTGGGGTGCAGTCTACTTGGGATTTTCTCTCTGGCAGTTTCATttgtttcttcctctttcttcttaaaggaacacgccgacttattgggaatttagcttattcaccgtaacccccagagttagacaagtccatacatacccttctcatctctgtgcatcctgtaatgctgtctgacggctccagcggcatcaggccagcacagaacatcaggtgaatccagcaatcctactgctccgaataagtgacaaaataacgccaacatgttcctatttacatgttgtgatttatagagtcacagcatgtacaaaaaacagcgtcacatgagacacagccgccttctaactgtaaacaaaccggaaactatattctcaggcggaagaatatagtacttgggcggagtgatatgctcgcagcaagcctgtctgagaatatagttcccggtttgtttactgttagaagatggctgtgtctcatgttacatggcttttttgtacacgctgtgactatacaaatcacaacatgtaaataggaacacgttggcgttattttgtcacttttgtcacaatttggagcagtaggctagttggaaccagttacctgcaggatctgtgctgggctaagctaatgctggaaccgtcaggcagcgttacatcacgcacggagatgagaagggtatgtatcgacttgtctaactctgggggttacggtgaacaagctaaattcccaataagtcggcatgttcctttaaaggttTTAAGAAGTTTTTCATTGTCTTCTTTGGGATTGGGTTAGTAACCATTGCTGTTGGGGGCATGAGCGTATTGAATAACAGTTTGTATAATACTGGGCAATGCAAATAAATGTAACTTCACAAAGTGTATAAACCAACAACAAGCTAACACAACTCAATTGTTCACTCCTAATTCTTTGTTACAATTCTTTTTTAACTTGAAACTATGTCAAGGCTTCTTAAAAGCTCCAAACTGCTCCTTAATTAGACTTGTTTAATGTAGGTTATGTGAAGACTATAGAAGAGTATGTAGGCGGTCTAAACCACTGGCCAAATGTCTCTAATCTGTGAAAAGAATACTGCTCTCTAGCCATCAATATTAGTTTGAATCCACAAGATTTCCACTGACCCACCTTTTTATAGAATATATCTCAGCATATCACTGTAATTCTAATATAAGTTCTAATATaagtttattaattaattacacctATAGGGTTTCTTTCCCTGTGTCTTGTCAACAGGAGTAACATAATATGACCTGCAGGAATTCAGCACCACCATGCCTGGACTATCCAAAGGGAAATTCTGCAGTGCCAAATTCCTACTTAGGGCCAGTATAATTTGCACGGTGAGCCCGACAATGAAAtactttacatttatttagcagacacttttatccaaaataacttacaataagtgcattcaaccatgtgGATGCTTTCTTTATTtcggatccccattagctgctaACAACGTagcagctactcttcctggggtccaatgCAAAAATAGTAAGTACAGCAACTTCATGAAATATTCTGAACAGTGAGTATATATGGTTACTTAGGGAACGACTTTACCCTATTCACCTAAATAAATGCTATTCAAACCTCTGAAGCATAGTCTCCACTACACCACCTGACATATAATTAGTTGGCCTTTCAAGCAACAGCTGGCAGTGAAAGCACCAAGCCTTTTAGTTAAATGTCTTAAAGCCTGTTAAGCTGCTAGTGGTCTGCCTGCATCCCTCAGGGGGTGTAtcatgtgtgagtgtatgtaatGATGCATCTAGCCGGGCTGTAGGCCCTGTTTACTTAACACAGCTTACCGGCCCCGGGGTGTCTGTGGGCTCCGTGTGAGGAATGGCGCTGCGCCCCTGCGGACAGGTAGCTCCCCTGggtgtgctgctgctggctcTCCGGGTAGCTACGGCCACCGTGGTGCGGTGCCCAGCCAGGGTTGCTCTGCTGCGGGTAGCTCACTCCACCTCCGCTGGCGTTCATCATGCTCCCGTTACCAACCGCGTTACCACTGCCATTACTCCCAACGTTGCCGAAATGATAGAAACCAGACCGAGACCGTGACCGAGTCCTCGGGGGGTCCATGGCTGGGGAGGGCGGTGGTGGATGGACGTGATGAAGGTAGGCTGGAGAGATGGACGTCCAGAAACGGGCAGGAGCCTCCCTCTTCAGACCGCTTCTACGCGTCTCTCTATCCACCTAGTTACCTCTGATGACTACCGGCTACTGCGAGTGTTTTCTGAGGCATTTAATAAGCTAATATAATGAGATGAGATACCTGAAAGCAGCGGGTTCAGGGAAACAGTCCATATGTCGCACAAGCATCCACTGTCCCCCAAGCTATTTGTGCGGGTCAACTGCTTATTTATTTTGCCGCTTATAAACGTACaaatgtagctaacgttattttaaaagtattgtacTTATATCAGCGGTGTAACAAAACAGTaatcaaaatacaattttacCTACGTTATTTATCTGTGGTTTTCGTCGTCACCAGAACAACAGCTCAGCAAGTCTCCGGTTCTCTATTGTCTGCTCACAGTGAAACACTGTCAGGCTTTCCACAGTAAAAACCAAGTATTTTAAGGCATTAACGTTTGTCGCAAGAAATTGGGTCCTATACGAGTGAGCCCATTGCCGAGGCATATATTAACATGCAACTGAAGTTATATCGCTCGCTCTCTGCCACCAAAAGCTTGTCAAGTTAAATACTTAAATCCCTCAACACAAGCAAGATGGCTAACTAGCTGTCGAGCGTTAGCAAACTAAAGGAAACCAGCTGCTCTAATAgctggctgtaaaaaaaaaagttatcagCATATATTCGTGAATCAATTCCAGCTAAATTGCAACCGGTAGTCTACTGTAAGTAGTAAAGTTACACCCCTTTGCGTTGGCTAACTATACATGCTCGTTCATTAGCATATTTTCGATTTTCCAGCTAGCCCAAGGCTAACAGGAAGCGGGGTCTAGAGGGGAAAACAAGTCCAACAGTGCCGACATTACAAGCTAGCTAACGTCGCACTGTATTGATGTTAGGCTAGTCGTTAAACAATGCTAATAGCGGATTACCTCAGACCGCATGAGAAAACAGATAGCTACTTTATCCGTCAAGTAACGAGGACAATATTTGTCCGATTTAAATCCCCTCTTGCATTCGCTATCGAGTGTTTTCTCTGTTCAGCGGGGAGTGTTGTGGAGATCAATCAATGGGAGTTCCACATCTCTGCCAAGTCAGTCCAATCGATCACAGAGAATCATGTAGCTCTTCACAGGCCGTTCCCGCGATGTGCTTGTCAGTAAATAACACAAACCCACAAGCAAGGAAATGTTAAAATTCGTGCAACACCTGTCAAAGTAAGATTTGTTTAATTAGCGGCCGTCAAGGTCGAATTTAAGCAGCCGCTTGTTATCCGAGTTGACTACTTTAGCCTGGGAAATCCTGGGCAGCTGCTCAGTTCATTAATAATTCAGTAGCTTCATACCAGAAATACTATAGGACAACGCTTTGAACGCCACTGGCTTCATACAGCTTTTCAGGTAGACGAGCTCTATACATGTCGTTGCTTAAAGCGTTCTCCGTAAACCTAAAACCCCATTCTTATGTTTCACGCATCAGGCGTCACACAATAATCCTCTATACTTGAACACAAATGATCAACAAGGTTATCTAAATCCATGTTTATTGTCGTTGTCTTTACAATATAAATATTACTTTACAGAAGCAAATCACAGTTTTGCGCCTCAAGTATTTTATTGACAGAGAATGACATGGTACTGTAAAACTAGCATTATATTTAGGGGGATAATAAACACCCCCTACAACACAGTACATGAGCCAAAAAAGCAGGCATAGTGTGTAAAAACATCATCCATCCAAAATACTGCATGTTGAAATCTGTACTTTGGCCCAGCCAGTAATAGTTGTAGTGTATGTGTACATAcaaatatgtatgtgtatgtatatatttgtattcatgtatttcttcgaatgatttgtatatgcgacaggaagatgtttgttaaataagtaaatttgTGGTGTcatgtaatcccatgtgggatgggccaaaatgtttggcatgacacagaaataaaacataactaactaactagagTACAAAAGTACATTCCTACCAGCTACACTGAAGACGAGCACCTTCAACTGTGTATGCTATTCTACAGTTTTTTGTatagacaataaataaatgaatcaatcaaagactaaatatttttttgttagcCAGTTACATTTGTTACTCCTTATCTTCGTCTGTGGCGTACTCTTTGTTTTGGGGAAAGAAGGCTTTCACTACTGATGTCTGTGTCACCATGGGAATATAAATCCCCACGTTTTatccctcctctcttcttccaCCTCTCGGTCTCTCTGCTCTTTCTGCTCCTGCCACCTGCCTcatccctcctcttcttctgtgAAGGGGGTGTGGATTGCTTATGACCATGGAGTGCAGACCTGAAGGGGTCTGCAGGGCAAAATTCATCATCAAAGTTCCACCGGGATCTCCCCATTAGTCCTCCTTCTCGTCTGACTTGAGCCTCTCTCCTAAGCCTCTTCACCTCCCGTCTCTCTCTGCGCCTCTCAGGCCACTTCTTCCTCCTGCCAGCACGGCTACATGTCTCCTGCTTTGTACTGCTCGTCCCCTGATTCTCCTCACCACTCTCGCCTGTTAGTTCAGACAAGTGCTGCTGGTCTGAGAGAGGCAGTGATCCAGCACTCAATAGCTCTGAAAACACAGCattgatagaaaaaaaataacttgatAATTTGTATGCCTGTATAGTTGAACAAtaagttaaaagaaaatgttgtttaCAGCTGAGCTCATTAATATTTAAACAATAGGTCAAATGTAATGTTAAAAGGGGTCGCTCACCCAGACAAACCCACAGCCAATTATCAACCAACTCCGATCACAAAGCGCCTTTCAGCTTATTGTGTTGGTTTTACGGCCCGCAAATTTACTGTTTTGATTTACACTCACTGCTCTCATTAAAACCTAAAAATTGTCTGCAGCAGGCAGATGTTTCTAGTTAAATAACTGATAAAACTAAAATACGCTACTtgcccagcaccaaacggcAGAAAGCTAAAGTTAGCAACCAGCTGGTGAACATAATGGTAGCTAAACAGCCAGATAAAACACAGCTGAAAAGCAACTAATATTGGATTCACACTTAGTTTCCAGTatattaggtacacctacagTAGCTCATACTAATGTAGTGTAATACAACAGTACTGCAAATAAATTCTATCTTTATGGATGTAATTTTCtttagagaggtgttgattcaatcgtatgatcattttggaggctgcaatttgtggtgctgttgaattgtattgTGTTATCTATTATTTTTATCCACCCCATTTATATCAATGGTACCCATTTATATAAAGTGAAATATTCACAGATAAAACACACTATTTTAGGAAAGTGTTTGTAATCATTGTATGTACAATTATATAGTTTATACTATAATATACGTTTTGTAACCTTTGGATTTTTTCTGCTTCCTGGTACGACATCGAAGGACATCCTCCATGGTGTCATAATGGCAAACGTAAGGCAGTGAAGGAAAAATCCCACTAATCATCCTCCTCTTGGTGCACTCCTGATACCGACAGAGTAGAGTAGATACAATTGAAAGTGAGTGAGCAAAAAGAGCAGCACAGTAAAGTCCAATCCAAAAgaagatacaaaataaaagcgaGAGGGAGAGTATGTTGTACAGAGGTATacagagggaagaagaggaaagcAGAGAGAGACCTGACAGTGTAAAAAACTGACACAGCCGTGACTGATAACATATTATGGAAGGCAAGAATCAAGTCAAGAAGAAATGGTAAAAGTGAGAGAAGGATTCCTTTCATTAGCAACTTACATAGCCATAATGTCCCCTCTTGGAGCAGTTAAAACAATGAGCGGGGCATTTCTTAGGTTTGTGGGTATGGACTGTCCATGGCCTGACTGGAAGCTCTAGCCGGATCTGGAATAAAGGTCAAACAAAGAacaattttaaagttttatcACTACACACCCATGCATTCAGAGAAGAGACAGCAGAACAGGAATGGGTCTTATAATGCATCCATGAACGGGAGTGGAagcagaaacaaagctctttgagcagaaatggataaagaaaaagggtcttttgaatggcaagttgaatttcaaagcccttccagatggttctctccatAAGACTAAAATTATTTGCATGTGCTGTTGATGTGAACTGCCCCCAGAGTAAGTCCAGTTTCAAATACCAAATgagcataaaaaaaatatcccttttaaaatatatttagaaCAGATTAAAAACTTGAGTTAACTTGGGCActcatgcgattaatcgtgattaaatttttttttatcgattGTCAGCCCTATTTAAAAGCATTATGCATCTTGCTTAGTGGAGAACATGAGATAAGAAAAGGGCAATACGTCAACTCACTGTCAAGTGATATTGTCTCCATGTATCAGGGCAGACCTGAGGAAAATCCAGAAAGCAAAGGAGAAAATGACTCTTGAGCAAGAATACAGAAAAGAGCATTGTACAAAAGAGTTACTaccaatgtaaatgtaaatggactgtttttatatagcgcttttttagtcttaacaactacttaaagcactttaacatagtacaggaaccattcaccattcacacacattcacacgctgtggctgaggctgccgTATAAGGTGCCACCtactcatcagataaacactcacatTTACTTTCCaatgcgcagcatcgggggcaactcggggttcagtgtcttgcccaaggacacttcggcaagggactgcagggccagggatcgaaccaccaaccttccgattcaGGCGACctctctaccactgagccacagccgcccaatGTCAAATAACACTTCATAAAAGAGGCCCACACATGCCTGCGGCTACAGAATATGTCAACACACAACTGACAAATCCTTTTAAAGTTTCtttcaacacagaaacacacttcCCAACACAAGCAGTCACAGGGGCCAGACCTGGGGActaaccggggatttccactggatgcgtaacggctgtggaccggctccgctgcgtgtctgctgcgtgctccgccgtccgtcaatacccaccgggtccggatttgttgcggaacggctgcggccgtgactgacagctgtagtcacgaggacccacaagttcttgCGAATTCAcatagaatagaaccacaaaaccaacaaccagtttccatccagaggagtagaggggaaacgactctgtgctgtgttttcaaggtgtagtgaagggaaatatgatccgccgtgagcacggtgtattttattttgaaaattaaccggatatttattttgtttctgtgctcgacttcctgtcccgcactatctgccgtgtgctgaattgctgcggagctctccgtcgtccatcaaaaatagaagctctgcgtatctgctgcggagggctacggactgacggaactgggacggagtagagacgcagacgttccgcagtcagtggaaatacacacactgactttaatggaaacctaacgactccgtcgacgttccggagacgttccgcatccagtggaaattgccggtaaCAGACAAACTCACATCAGAGAGGTGCCCTGATATCCCACAGCGCTGGCAGTGTTGGTTCCACACTGGGGGCCTTTCACAGGGCCTAAGGCCATGTAAAGGCAGTCCACAGGTGGGGCAGGGGCGGCCCGGACAGTCCCTTTGGATGTGGCCCTGGATCCCACAAAGGACACAAGTGGAACACTTCTGCTGATacaaaaaaagatgttttaCAAGGGTGTTAGGATGGGTGTTATGATCTTTTCAGTCAACCTCTACAGGTAACCATGGAATTACATCAACACATCTCTCTAGTGCAATGTATGGCAGTCTGTTATGACTAGTCAGTTGGAGGAGAAACAAAATCATCAGGAACATACAGAGAAAAGGTTTCACTTAACAGCATTATTTCTTGTGATAGCATATAGAGCAGCAGGAAACACAGAGAAGGAGAGTAGGATATAAGCTGGACTATAACATGAGATCAATGGGACATCTCAACAGTTGGGTAGGTATTTCAACCTGAATCAGGGTTATTATTCAATAACTGTATCAAACTTCTTCAATGGCTATTTCTTCTATACAGGACAGTGATATCTGTTTTATACCTACTTAATGATGGTGTGAAAGTATATTATGTGTATATAAAAGAAAACCTTACCTTGTGGTAGTAACAGCTTTTGGCAATGTGTCCCGTCCTGTTGCAAATGTTACAGATCAGAGAACGACCAGTCGCAAAATAGCGGCTGGGCAGAGACTGGTAAGCACCACACTGGATAATGTGAGAggacaaaaactttaaaaaggcatggattaaatatatacatttcaaTTTATTTGAACAATATTTGCTTTTAAATTATGACGCCCCTTAACAGAAACATGGATAATGACAGTAGATGCACATTCCCATGAACAAAATCTCTACTGTAGCATTCCTGAAAATTAATAGATATCACAAGTTACCTTGTCTTTCTCTGATACAGCCCAGGTATTCTTCACTGATTTCACATTCGGATCTATGATGTAGAGAATGACCAAGGAGAACATTAGGCTAAGTTTTGTAAATGTACTCCACAATTAAAGACATAATCATGTGGTTCTCAGGCAGGATACCTCTTCAAATAAACTTTTACAAATCAAGGATGGATCAGGAGTTTTTCCAAAGCCTAGTAAATTTAGTCTTTCCAAGGTCTTATAAAAGCTGTTGCTCTCAGGACTTAGAAAACAGCTTCCCATAATAACGAACACTGAGGTGAGATGTAAGTGGAAAACTGAAAAACCTctctgctccagtggagctgctggcTGGCAAGACAAGATGGAGTGGTTGTGCAGGCCGGGCAGCTCCCTGGTGTGAATATGAGTATCTTCACTAATGTGAAGTTGAGCATATCTGAAAATATCAGTGCATGCTGTCTCTGAAtactattaataaataaatt is a window encoding:
- the LOC114562375 gene encoding zinc finger CCHC domain-containing protein 7 isoform X3, coding for MDYNKENKGDNGKEGGKDDRFFIEDSYSSEGEEEIKFSHQKHHSSCKQAARLTRESSPPLLLAFNITSGRPLQLSSPTSSLDLQEEEKEDSEQPIEEWMILGGEEQVEDSSIQLNMSYWRSSEDDSGDEDPNVKSVKNTWAVSEKDKCGAYQSLPSRYFATGRSLICNICNRTGHIAKSCYYHKKCSTCVLCGIQGHIQRDCPGRPCPTCGLPLHGLRPCERPPVWNQHCQRCGISGHLSDVCPDTWRQYHLTIRLELPVRPWTVHTHKPKKCPAHCFNCSKRGHYGYSY
- the LOC114562375 gene encoding zinc finger CCHC domain-containing protein 7 isoform X2: MEEVISIVHCVRSQPSYRKLQTEEEKEDSEQPIEEWMILGGEEQVEDSSIQLNMSYWRSSEDDSGDEDPNVKSVKNTWAVSEKDKCGAYQSLPSRYFATGRSLICNICNRTGHIAKSCYYHKKCSTCVLCGIQGHIQRDCPGRPCPTCGLPLHGLRPCERPPVWNQHCQRCGISGHLSDVCPDTWRQYHLTIRLELPVRPWTVHTHKPKKCPAHCFNCSKRGHYGYECTKRRMISGIFPSLPYVCHYDTMEDVLRCRTRKQKKSKELLSAGSLPLSDQQHLSELTGESGEENQGTSSTKQETCSRAGRRKKWPERRRERREVKRLRREAQVRREGGLMGRSRWNFDDEFCPADPFRSALHGHKQSTPPSQKKRRDEAGGRSRKSRETERWKKRGGIKRGDLYSHGDTDISSESLLSPKQRVRHRRR
- the LOC114562375 gene encoding zinc finger CCHC domain-containing protein 7 isoform X1, whose amino-acid sequence is MDYNKENKGDNGKEGGKDDRFFIEDSYSSEGEEEIKFSHQKHHSSCKQAARLTRESSPPLLLAFNITSGRPLQLSSPTSSLDLQEEEKEDSEQPIEEWMILGGEEQVEDSSIQLNMSYWRSSEDDSGDEDPNVKSVKNTWAVSEKDKCGAYQSLPSRYFATGRSLICNICNRTGHIAKSCYYHKKCSTCVLCGIQGHIQRDCPGRPCPTCGLPLHGLRPCERPPVWNQHCQRCGISGHLSDVCPDTWRQYHLTIRLELPVRPWTVHTHKPKKCPAHCFNCSKRGHYGYECTKRRMISGIFPSLPYVCHYDTMEDVLRCRTRKQKKSKELLSAGSLPLSDQQHLSELTGESGEENQGTSSTKQETCSRAGRRKKWPERRRERREVKRLRREAQVRREGGLMGRSRWNFDDEFCPADPFRSALHGHKQSTPPSQKKRRDEAGGRSRKSRETERWKKRGGIKRGDLYSHGDTDISSESLLSPKQRVRHRRR